Part of the Candidatus Saccharimonadales bacterium genome, TATAGATTGCCGTTATGCGTTTGCTGCCATTGACCAGAGCCCGGTCCCGGTTCGTTACGGTCATACTTATAAAAAGTATACTGAGCGTGACATTCACTGCAAAACTGCACCTCCCCATTATTCCGAACAGCAGCCCCGGGCATGACGGTGCATATGTGGGCTGGTGGCGGTGGCAGCTTGTTAGTTTTGGAATTCTTGTTGGGCTTATTCTTTGCCACTATCGTTTCCCCTTTAGGAGTTGGAGGTATGGTAGAGTTTCTAGCTTGTCACAAAAAAATGACCCTGGAGTCTAAGCTCACAAAAGTCAATCTAGAGTATACAATCCAAAATGCTAGGTGTCAACGAGGTAAACCTATACGTGATTAAAACCTATCAGATTTGCGTTTATGTCGCGGTTGCCAACCATGATGACGTTTTTCTTGGCGCTGTTCTTGGTATGACCTGCTTAAACTGTTCATAAAATCAGTTCCTAGATGCGTATGGAGTTTTGCTAAATTAGTAAGATCCAGGCGTTGTCTAGAACTAAGCTCATCAAGCGAAATAGCGCCGCCAGCGATTGCCTTAACTTGCTGTTGCAATGTCCTAAGCGGAATAGCCGGAATACGTTTTTTGTGATGCGTACCGAGCTGACGCCGTTCACGCTCTAGTAGTCCGTATACCCAATCGGCAAATGCGTCGTAGAATAGCCGGCGATTCTGAGGCGTGTTTTCCGTGATTGGCGTACTACTGCCTTCAAGTACTTGGCCGCCAAAACGTACCAGTTGCCGCGTCGCCAGACTACCCGTACGCGAATCGTAATAGGTTTTACTGCGACGTGATTCGAACATATGCGGCGCAAGCTCGAGTAGCCAATCGGTATTTACCGCGGTTAGCCCCTGGACAAGATGCAATGTCTCTAACCCGCCACTCCGGGTTGGTACTTGTAGGTCAAACGGCGTGCCAGCTACAAGTTTTGGATTTCGTACGACGGTGCTACTTGATACTTCACGGTGAGTATTAGTCATTACATGAACCGCATCACCATCTTCGCCGGTGGCCCATAACTGATCAATCTGACCGGCAATGATACATTGCAGCAGTTGTTCTTGTTCATCGTTCGTAATCGGTGTTAGCAGTTCCGGATCAAGCCCAAGATCATAATCCAAACGCTCCATGACTTCTTTTGCCTTATTAACATTCTTGCCAATAATACCGATGTCTTCGTAATCGTCGGGAATAATCTGCGGTAGCGCCAGATAGACATCGTACTGAGCCAGCAGATCAGATTTTGTCTGCTTGGTATATTTACGCCAGCCGGTGTAGCGCGGACCACCTTTTACGATGCCCCCGATTTCTTGAATGCCGATAATAGCGGCCAGCTTGGTCTGAACTTCTTTCGAGTACTTTCCGGCCTCTACCAGCATTCTGCCATAACTAGATTCAACCGGGAACTGTTCCATTTGCCGGCCTATCTTTGTCACGTCGTTTGATTTTGTGAGCGCGCCAAGCGCAATCAACGTACGCTTTGCCCGGACGATAGCCTTTTTACTAGGGTCGTGATAAAAATCGAGCTGTTCAATATCGATACCGATATTTGCAAGCCGCAGCGTGAGGCGATCTATGTGTTTACGCAAAATCTCGGGCGTAGCATATGGCGGGCGATCATTAAATTCCAGGCAAGGCATCGTATCATAGGGCGCTAAAATATATTCGCCGGCCTTGGTTCGGCCAGCACGGCCGGCTCGTTGCAGACAATCTGCCTGAGAAATTTGAGCGATAAACAAGCCTTCAACACCATTTCGGACCTCGCTACGACGCTCTAGTCCGCTATCAATCACGACGTCTACATCGTCAATTGTCACGCTTGTCTGGGCAATGTTTGTTGATAAAATGACTTTGCCATTCGGGTAGCTGGCAAATGCCTGTTGTTGAGCGGTTGCTTCTAGCTGGCTATGTAATGGAATAATTGGCACGCCCGCTTCGTCAGCCTTTTTCTGAATAGCGTCCATAACATTCTGAATTTCTGACTTACCCGGCAAAAAGACAAGCATATTGCTTTTCGTTGTCGTCAGCTGATTGATAATTTCACTAATGACGTCAGTTCCCCGACGCTTTTTAACCTCAAAACTACGACCCGGTACATCAACAATCGCGGCTTTCCCATAGTAATCGGCCAAACTATCCGTTTCGATCGTAGCGCTCATAATGACGACTTTAAAACGCGGCTCTTCTTGGCAGCGCTTTTTCGCCCAGGCGACAAGGACTTCCATATTCTCGTTCCATTCGTGAACTTCATCAAGCACTAGTACTTGCTTCTCGGAAACACCAATACCGGTAATTTCCCGGACCAGTTGCAAACCGTCCGTACAATAAAGGATTTGCGTATCAGGGCTGTCATCACGTTCATGTGCCGTACGATACCCAATAATTTCATCGCTATCTTTACCTGTTCGGATTGCCCATTCTTCGCGAACACGATGGGATAAATTACGGGCAGCCAAGATTCGGGGCTGGGTGACGATTACTTTACTATACCCATGCTCAACCAAATACTGAGGCACCTGCGTACTTTTGCCCGCTCCAGTCTCGGCTGTAATAACCGTAACCTGATTTTGGTCGACTGCCGTCGTAATTTCATCATAGAAATCAAAGACAGGTAATTGATTGGTAAAACCAGTTGGGGCCGCACTCATTACCTATTATTGTACTCTATGATTCATCGTAAGTGAGCAATGAGCACTGTCCGATCATCGCTAACTTTCGTTGATGGATAATCCTTTATTTTATACGGATCAACTTCCTCGATGTGTTGATGGAGTTTTTCGTACTCGTCAATATTCGCTTTGGATGGAAAGACACCGAAATACCCATCACTCACAAGCTCGATAGTCATTACATCTTCAAGGGGAAAACGAAACGTCTGAACAAACCGAGAAGGTACGGCCTGCCCATTTATAACACCATATCCTTGTGGATCTTGGTCATTATTTTGAAGCCGGTGCTGCTCTTTAAGATAGGGCATGATAACTGCACGGCCGCCCTCAATATCACCAGTCCTATGTATGTACTCGGCCCTCATCGCGGCCATTTCGGCATCAATCACCTTATCATTGCTGTATGCATCACGCTCATTTAATCGAAAGGATGAATCACCAACCTGGGTAACGACTAGCTCTGTCCCGACTATCCTAGCGGTGATCATTGTCGCTGCAAATTTAAAAGCTGAATCCGTCATGGCCTTTGGATTATATTTTTCATAGTAGCTACTGACGGCATTTGTCAGTTCGTCAACCAACTCTTGGCCACTGCGCTCGCTTGCCAGTACGACATCAACAATAAGTTTCGATACTATCTCGCCACCTGTTTTGAATTCACCTGTCAGTTTATTTTCTTCGTACCGTATGCCTGTTTTATCGGTAGCACCGTCACTTAGCACAATCGTTGTAGCGTCATATCCAACACGGTCCTCGTTTTTTGGAGGATTTTTTCCTTTTGAAAAAACATCCGTCTCAAAACGGAGTTCTGTCTTTTTCGTATCTCTAATCATAAATTCTCCATAGACTCTTTCATCATTATTGTAGGGCAGTCTTTCAATTGCACCAAAAAAATATGAGAAGTCGTGCGGCCATGATAGTTCTTGTGCTAAAGTTATATAAACACCTACCCGAAGATATGTCAGATCCATACAAAACTATTTTTTCTTTATTGCACCGCCCAAGAGACGTTTCTAAGGTCATTATATTTAATATCCAGGGTAAGCTAATTTTACAGGATCGCGACGTTAATCCTACTATCCAAGAACCCGGCAAAATATCGTTATTCGGAGGCGGGGTTGAAGCAGGCGAGGATTATATTACTGGGGCAATTCGAGAGTTAAAAGAGGAGATCGGCGTTGATGTTCGCGAATCTGAGCTACATTACGCCTTTTCAAAAAAAATAAAGGGCAGAAACACGATGAATGTTCATTATTTTCTTCTCTCTACCCCGCTAGATATGGACGAGCTAACGATCCATGAGGGCAGGGGCATATTGATTGACCCGCAACAGCTCGTCTTCTATCCTCTAACGCCTCTCCTAGGATCTGTCGTATACGAAATACTAAACGACAACTTCCTCCCTATTCAATCTACGGCTCAGAAGTAGACACAGGATACCAAGAGGTTTTTTGCGTGTCACTATCAGGTTATGGCTGAGAAACTCTGTTTGCCGCTTCGTTTTGCCGAACTCTGATATCTTCGCAAGCATCAAATGCCGCGTTGTAGGCATCTTCATCCTCTAGGGTTAATTCGCCTGGGAAATCCGCTTCGAGTTTATTAGCACATGCAAAATATTGCGTACGAAGTTCATTCGCTTCGTTGACCGTATCGGAGGTATTTTTTATATCTTGTTGCATTTTTTCATATTCAGCTGGATATGTAGACAGTGAAAGCGTTGATAGGCCGACGGATACGATGAATGATATTACCGCTAAGATGATAAATTTGTGACTTGGACCAGCCCAATTCTCTTTTGGGGTAACTTTGCCGGAAGCATAACGGTTGAAATAATACTGGTGCACATACGCAAGGCATGGTCCCCAAAAAAGATAGACCAGCACTCCCCACACAGTTGGCACACGCCCCTCAATAACCCTGGAAGCCGCAGCGCTATAACGGCTCATCCACCAAATACTGATACTGAACGGGATAATACTAAGTATAGCCACGCAAATCATACTCACTATGTAAGCAAACGCTTTGTCAGGAATGAAAAGCGACAATGCCAATACCGTAGGAATCATAATAACAACAGCGACAATAGGAGGAAGGACAATCCATAACCAGTGTGGAATGTGTTGCTTATACGTTTCCACCAATTCATTGCGACGACGCGCAAACCACACGATAGTATAGATACCAAATGTTACGACTGAAAGAAGTATTACTTTCCACAGGGCTATTTTTTTCATATTGATTCCTTAGAGTTACGTATTCATGCAATCATACGATATTTCTCAGGTATTTTAAAGTGTTTTTAACACACGGTTAGTAGGTGGCTATTTCAATTCGCATAATTCCTTAATATATGCTTAAATAATGTCTATGAAAAAAGAGTTTAACCTTAGTCTGCTCAGGAAGAAATTGTTTAGAAGAAAACCGGTTATGGTCATAGTAATTGCTATGTTGCTTGTAGTTGCGACCAGTGGCATGGTGCTGGCTCAAACTTTACTTAAGCCGACAGATGCGCAACAGAATAAACTGGCAGTCAAAAAAGAGGATAAAAAACAACCGCAAGAGGATAAAGCCAAGCCTGAAACTCCCGTTGCCCAATCTCCGCAGCAAAGTACAGCACCTCAGGCTGCAACTCCTCAGCCGGCACAACCGAAGACACAGCCAAAGACTCCAGCAGTGCCCCAATCATCAGCTCTACCTCAATTTGGAGTGCAAGCTATTAAAATATTTAGCCCGCCTTTTTCATACTGCGACAATTCAACAGGTAGCGTATTCACATTTCCTGGAGCATATATCCAACTTACAGGTAGGGGTAGCGGAACTCTAAATTGGCAAGTAGAAGAACGAGCCAATGGAGCTGTGATCGTCGGAGCGTCAGGTTCGATTGCCGTTCCGATGAATCAGACTATGCAAGAACTCTCAGCGCCAGGCGGCCTATATAACATTCGGCCACAGAATCCAGATACTGCCTTGAGGCTTCACGTTACCAGCCCTAACGATATGGTAACGCAGTGGTACGCACCAACACCTGGTCCCGGGTGTTTCGGTACTTAGACTAATTGCTACATGACGACAAAACATAGAAAAAAGCTGAAGACCTAAATGGATTTTCAGCTTTTTTCGTCGCTCCCGTTAGTGAATTTACTTCGCGACTACAAGCTTTAAGATTTTACCAATT contains:
- a CDS encoding DUF4234 domain-containing protein yields the protein MKKIALWKVILLSVVTFGIYTIVWFARRRNELVETYKQHIPHWLWIVLPPIVAVVIMIPTVLALSLFIPDKAFAYIVSMICVAILSIIPFSISIWWMSRYSAAASRVIEGRVPTVWGVLVYLFWGPCLAYVHQYYFNRYASGKVTPKENWAGPSHKFIILAVISFIVSVGLSTLSLSTYPAEYEKMQQDIKNTSDTVNEANELRTQYFACANKLEADFPGELTLEDEDAYNAAFDACEDIRVRQNEAANRVSQP
- a CDS encoding helicase-related protein, which produces MSAAPTGFTNQLPVFDFYDEITTAVDQNQVTVITAETGAGKSTQVPQYLVEHGYSKVIVTQPRILAARNLSHRVREEWAIRTGKDSDEIIGYRTAHERDDSPDTQILYCTDGLQLVREITGIGVSEKQVLVLDEVHEWNENMEVLVAWAKKRCQEEPRFKVVIMSATIETDSLADYYGKAAIVDVPGRSFEVKKRRGTDVISEIINQLTTTKSNMLVFLPGKSEIQNVMDAIQKKADEAGVPIIPLHSQLEATAQQQAFASYPNGKVILSTNIAQTSVTIDDVDVVIDSGLERRSEVRNGVEGLFIAQISQADCLQRAGRAGRTKAGEYILAPYDTMPCLEFNDRPPYATPEILRKHIDRLTLRLANIGIDIEQLDFYHDPSKKAIVRAKRTLIALGALTKSNDVTKIGRQMEQFPVESSYGRMLVEAGKYSKEVQTKLAAIIGIQEIGGIVKGGPRYTGWRKYTKQTKSDLLAQYDVYLALPQIIPDDYEDIGIIGKNVNKAKEVMERLDYDLGLDPELLTPITNDEQEQLLQCIIAGQIDQLWATGEDGDAVHVMTNTHREVSSSTVVRNPKLVAGTPFDLQVPTRSGGLETLHLVQGLTAVNTDWLLELAPHMFESRRSKTYYDSRTGSLATRQLVRFGGQVLEGSSTPITENTPQNRRLFYDAFADWVYGLLERERRQLGTHHKKRIPAIPLRTLQQQVKAIAGGAISLDELSSRQRLDLTNLAKLHTHLGTDFMNSLSRSYQEQRQEKRHHGWQPRHKRKSDRF
- a CDS encoding NUDIX hydrolase, with translation MIVLVLKLYKHLPEDMSDPYKTIFSLLHRPRDVSKVIIFNIQGKLILQDRDVNPTIQEPGKISLFGGGVEAGEDYITGAIRELKEEIGVDVRESELHYAFSKKIKGRNTMNVHYFLLSTPLDMDELTIHEGRGILIDPQQLVFYPLTPLLGSVVYEILNDNFLPIQSTAQK